From the genome of Anopheles funestus chromosome 2RL, idAnoFuneDA-416_04, whole genome shotgun sequence:
CGGAGATGCTGGCACGGGTTGGAGCTCAAGTAGCCGGAGGTTTTATGTGGTGGTGGATTCTGTGGCATCTGTTCCACGAATATGAACACATTACGGTAATTATTGATTAATTGTTTTGCACAATTTCGCAAACATTTGATAATGCTGCAACTTACGTTAATGTTGTAGGGTGAATTCGACTATCCCGATCCGTCTGCGTGGACCAACGCTGAGCTAGGTATTCCAACGGAAGGTTTAGACGAGTAAAGTACACTGCCAGCAAATCCGTACTGTAACCTGTGCTTTAGAACATCCATCAGATTCGGTTGTAAATAAACAGTGGCGGCTGTAGCGTAAACTGGAACTGGTGTTATCAAAACTGTTTGATTTGGCTTGCAGggaaatgtttataaaaatgaaacagcaCCAAAAGTACGATCGATAATCAATCACCTTCAACTGTAAAAACAATACCGTTATCGTTGGCAAGCTAGTAAGAAAAAGGCTCGATAAAGCATAATTTAGCATAATAAATTGCTCACATTAGTCACTATGCTAAAACAGACGCTGATCGCAGTACTAGTAGAAACGACAAGTACTAGTTCGCTATACATGATCatttaacataatttacaATTCAAAATAACAATTCTTTGAAAACGATGgcaattttctaaatttggCATAAATTTTGCTGTTGAATTATGGTTGAATTATGTTCAACCATTAGGGAATGATTTCTATTCCATTAACTTAGATATCTATTTAAGTCGTTATGTTAAATGGCTTTATCCGAACAGGTTTATCTTCAACTGCAAGTAGAACTGCTGTTATGATACCTATTTCAATAATGATAACagtaaaattacaaaaagcaAGAATGGAACAACTTTATTGAACAAAAGTGATGAAATTGACCGATTCTTGTGGATTGTTCAACAAGGACTTGAACCAATGGGAAGCTACGAAGCATGTtagtttcatgtttttaaGGAAATGTTACCAAAAGTATAGCTGTGCCGTAGGAGGTTACACTGCTAAGAAGGAACATTTTATTGTAGGTTTTTCCTACAGATAATGgagttttcaattttgaaattgttttgtactacaaatttacattttctcaaacagggtaaggaacttggttcctcgaataacttctagtactgacatctgagggcatggccgtccaagaagaaaatgcagccattcttgccatctatcgaccacaggttaaagattggcgatccgttggataccgaccgagttataggcaaaacttggcgcaaaaatgagccttatgcaattttctaatttttataattttttttataagtttttattctgttttttatttaaagcattatttgagtaaaaagaaactttgttcaaccaattggcattaaaataaatcaatttaatttttttgcaaaatttctcaaaaaaaacgtaaggggtaagccttatgaaattttcgagtgggaaatttttttcgaaatttttttctgtttttttattctttttttaatttaaagcattatttgagtgaaaagaaacttattgcaacaaattcgcaatgaaatatatcacattttaaaattttgctgaattgcagaaaaatgaggaaaattttacattttctcaaacacggtaaggaacttggttcctcgcataacttctggcacagacaattgagggcatagccgtccaagaagaaaatgcagccattggtgccatctatcgaccacaggttaaagattggcgatccgttggataccgaccgagttataggcaaaatttggtgcaaaaatgaggaaaattttacattttctcaaacagggtaaggaacttggtttctcgaataacttctggcacatacatctgagggcatggccgtccaagaagaaaatgtagccattggtgccatctatcgaccacaggttaaagattggcgatccgttagatagcgaccgagttatagccaaaatttggtgcaaaaatgatcaaaattttacattttctcaaacagggtaaggaacttggttcctcgcataacttctggcacagacaattgagggcatagccgttcaagaagaaaatgtagccattggtgccatctatcgaccacaggtttaaagattggcgatccgttggataccgatcgagttatagccaaaacttggcgcaaaaatgaggaaaattttacattttctcaaacagggtaaggaacttagtttctcgaataact
Proteins encoded in this window:
- the LOC125761071 gene encoding NADH dehydrogenase [ubiquinone] 1 beta subcomplex subunit 2, mitochondrial-like; the protein is MLASRALLVGRLLARGAAATKVNPTGLRNQIVRHGHDWSYRVNGPKPEMLARVGAQVAGGFMWWWILWHLFHEYEHITGEFDYPDPSAWTNAELGIPTEGLDE